The Acidobacteriota bacterium DNA window CTCGTGCTCGCCTACCTCGCCTCTCCGGCGCTCGCCGCCGCGGCCCGGAGCCCGGCCCTCGTCCTGCCCGCCCTCACCCTCCCCTCGGCGGTCCGGCTCTACCGGACCGTCGCCCGCCACGAGGACGGCCCCACGCTCAACAGGGCGCTCGCCGGCTCGGCGCGCCTGCTCCTGCTCTACGCGATCCTGCTCGCCGCCGGCCTGCTCGCCGCCGGTTCCGGATGAGCGGCAACGGGGCGGCGATGGTCATCGACGCGGCGGCGTTCGCCGGGGTCACCCTCCCCCCCGCCGGACCCTTGCCGGCGAGGCGGGCCTTCGTGCTCAGGCTCGAAGCGCACGGTGCGGTCGGGGTCGGCATCGCCGTGCCCGCGCCCGGCCGGGAGGCGGCGGCGCGCTCGCAGCTCGCCGATCTCTGCCGCTCCTTGCCCGGGCGGCGCCTGACCGTCGCCGACCCCCGTCCGCCGGAGCTCGGTCCCGACCTTCCGATCGAACCGGATCGGGCGCGCGTCCGGGCGGCCCTCGACACCGCTCTTCTCGACCTCGCCGGGCGCATCGCCGGCCTCCCCGTCCACCGCGTCCTCGGCGGGCGTCCCCCGAAGGGTGGCCTTGCGTACAACGCGCTCCTCCCCGCCGGAAGCACGCGCGAACTGCTCGCCGCCGCGGAGCGCGCGTTGGCGCGGGGAGTCGCGACCCTGAAGCTCAAGATCGCCCGGCGTCCGGAAAGTCTCGACGGCGAACTCGAGGCGCTCGCCCGGCTCCGGTCGGCGATCGGCCCTTCCGCGAGCCTCCGCGTCGACGCGAACGGAAGGCTCGATCCCCCGGCCGCGGCCGGCGCCGCTGCCCGCCTGGCGGAGATCGGCGTGGAGTACTTCGAACAGCCCGTGGCCCCGCGGCTCCTGTGGGACCTGCCCGCGTTCCCCGTTCCGGTGGCCGCCGACGAGTCGCTGGAGGAATCGGAGGGCGCGGCCCGGCTGCGGAACCCCGGCCCGGTCCGTGTCGCCGTGCTCAAGCCCGCGCACCTCGGGGGGCCCCGCGCCTGCCTCGCCCTCGCGCGTGTCGCCCGGGCGGCCGGCATCGGCGTGGTGGTCACGCACGCCTTCGACGGCCCGATCGGCTTCGCCGCGGCGGCCGAGACGGCGCTCGCGCTCCCCGGTCCGACCCCGGCGTGCGGGCTCGACCCGGAGGCGCTCGGCGAGCGGTTCGACCCGCCCCAGATCCGCGGCCCCCGCGTCGTCCCTCACGATCGCCCCGGCCTCGGGCTCGGGGAGGAGATCCGGTGCCGGATGGGCTGAGCGTGCGGGCGGCGGCGCGGGAGGCCGGCGCCCGCCTCGCCCTGATCGCGCCGGGCCTCCGCGCGACGTGGCGGGAGCTCGCGGAGCGGGCGGCCGAGGAGGCGGCGGCCCTCCGCCGGCGCGGGGCCGACCCGGAGCTCCCCTTCCCGGTCACCGTGCGCGCCGATGCGGAATCGGTGGTTCTCCTGCTCGCCTTGATCGAGGAGGGGATCACCGCGGTCCCTCTCGACGCGCGCTGGACGGAATCGGAGAGGAGCGCCGCCCTCGCCCGGCTGGCACCGCCCCCGCCGCTGGAAGGAGACCCGCACGATCCGGAGCGGCCGCTCGCGATCGTGTTCACCTCGGGCACCAGCGCCCGCCCGAAAGCGGTCGTGCTCTCGCGGCGCGCTTTCGCCGCCGCCGCCGCGGCGAGCGCTTCCGTGCTGGGGTGGCGGGAGGACGACCGCTGGCTTTTGTGCCTGAGCCCGGCACGGATCGGGGGGCTCGCGGTCCTCACTCGCTGCCTCGCCGCCCGCCGGCCCGTCGTCGTCTCCCCGCGCTTCGAGCCCGAGGGCTTCGCCCGCATCGTCTCGGAGGAGCGAATCACGCTCGTCTCGCTCGTTCCCGCGATGCTCGCCGAACTGCTCCGGCGGCTGCCCGCGTGGCGCCCGCCGCGACACCTTCGGGCGGTCCTGCTGGGCGGCGCGAGCGCCGGGGAGGATCTCCTCGACGAGGCCCGGCGGCGCGGTGTTCCCGTGGCCCCCTGCTACGGAGCCTCCGAGACCTGCGCCCACGTCACCCTCGCGCTTCCCGGGGCGGCGGCGGGCTGCGGCCCGCCGCTCCCGGGCGTGGAGGTCGCGGTCCGCGACGGCCGCCTGTGCGTCCGCGGGCCGGTGCTCTTCAGCGGCTATGCCGACGCGGGGAGGATCGCCGGCGGACCGGACGCCGCCGGCTGGTGGGAGACGGGAGACGTCGGCCGGATCGACTCGGCGGGCTGCGTCCACGTGACGGGACGGGCCGACGAGACGATCGTCAGCGGCGGGGAGAACGTGAGCCCGGCGGCGGTGGAACGGGTGCTCAGGGGGCATCCGGCGATCCGGGACGCCCTCGTGGCCGGCGTCCCGGACGAGCGGTGGGGGCAGGTGGTCGGGGCGCTGATCGTCACCGAGGGGCCGCCGCCGGCCCGGCCGGCTCTCGACGCCTGGCTGCGAGCGCGCCTGAGCGGCGCGGCGCGCCCCCGCCGGTGGCGCGTGGTCGACGCGCTGCCGCTCACCCGCGAGGGG harbors:
- a CDS encoding O-succinylbenzoate synthase, giving the protein MSGNGAAMVIDAAAFAGVTLPPAGPLPARRAFVLRLEAHGAVGVGIAVPAPGREAAARSQLADLCRSLPGRRLTVADPRPPELGPDLPIEPDRARVRAALDTALLDLAGRIAGLPVHRVLGGRPPKGGLAYNALLPAGSTRELLAAAERALARGVATLKLKIARRPESLDGELEALARLRSAIGPSASLRVDANGRLDPPAAAGAAARLAEIGVEYFEQPVAPRLLWDLPAFPVPVAADESLEESEGAARLRNPGPVRVAVLKPAHLGGPRACLALARVARAAGIGVVVTHAFDGPIGFAAAAETALALPGPTPACGLDPEALGERFDPPQIRGPRVVPHDRPGLGLGEEIRCRMG
- a CDS encoding 2-succinylbenzoate--CoA ligase, encoding MRARPGGARRAVRPAPDPRPPRRPSRSPRPRARGGDPVPDGLSVRAAAREAGARLALIAPGLRATWRELAERAAEEAAALRRRGADPELPFPVTVRADAESVVLLLALIEEGITAVPLDARWTESERSAALARLAPPPPLEGDPHDPERPLAIVFTSGTSARPKAVVLSRRAFAAAAAASASVLGWREDDRWLLCLSPARIGGLAVLTRCLAARRPVVVSPRFEPEGFARIVSEERITLVSLVPAMLAELLRRLPAWRPPRHLRAVLLGGASAGEDLLDEARRRGVPVAPCYGASETCAHVTLALPGAAAGCGPPLPGVEVAVRDGRLCVRGPVLFSGYADAGRIAGGPDAAGWWETGDVGRIDSAGCVHVTGRADETIVSGGENVSPAAVERVLRGHPAIRDALVAGVPDERWGQVVGALIVTEGPPPARPALDAWLRARLSGAARPRRWRVVDALPLTREGKPDRRQAARLLADPAPPESGQ